gatggatggaCGAAACCGGTTGACTGAGACACATACATGTCCTCCTGATTAACTTCAAATCAACTAGGcatctaaattaaatatttttttttttttgaaggaaggCATCTAAATTAATTAACAGCTCAAAAATGATATAGTAGCACCAATCTTAGTTAGCAAAATAAACATATTCATTCAAATGAACTTGAAGTGGTTTTGATTATTACAATGGATGAAATAAAACTCCCACCAATCTTAAACATATTAACACACCACAAATGGTAAAAGTTGGACAAAAATGTCGAAATGATGTCTGAATGGAATCCAAATATAGGTCttgattacaatattttgaattaaataaaacaCCACAAATGatagaaatgaaaaagaaaagctaAAGCCACTCAGTGAATGGAATACACATTTTCCTTTATTATTGATGTTGAAATTTGGGGAATTTAGGtgaaagaataggagaaaataacAAGGAACAATGAATATTATTGATACTTGTCAATAACCCtcattacaatatttacattatttacattactatttacataaatcaaatagtatgatactactaccttggtatttataaccaagtgaataaatttaaatctaaactaaatccctttattatagggctaagaataaacaaaccaaatcatagagatattttctcaacaaataatataatattttctatattctaaTAATGTCGTAACTTTGTCCGCTTGTTTATTTCACTTGGTATCTCATGGACAAGTGTTTCTCTTAAATCCAATGTCTCTAAGTTATGTAACTCACCAACAGATTTAGGAAGAGGTTGTACTTTTGTATTCCTTATTCCTTAGGTTTAAGGAGTACCTCAAGTGAAAAAGATTCCCTAAATCTTTAGGGATATGATTCAACGACGTACCTTGAATGTCAAGTACCTTCAGAATCCTAGACCGTGAACACAATTTATGCATGAAATACTCCAATGATCCACCTTTTTCAAAAACATGAATAGCACGAAAATGTGAATTGTGTGCGCTCTTAAACACGTTGTTGGGACTAGTGATTACAGATAGGCGTCTAGTTTTTCCAACTGCAATTGACTCCCTATAACATCATTCACACAATGACAGAAACTTAAATCCTTCATTTTTCTAATGAACGCATCCCGCAGTATATCATGGACTTGACATGTTTGAACTCTTCCTTCAAAGCCAACTTTTGAGACCTGAACCAGACTTCTATGAATCAATTCAGACAAGTACTCCTCTGCAACTTGCTCCGGATATCTTCTGTCTTCCGATTTAATAAACCCTTCAGCTATCCATTGTCGAATTAATCTGTTATGATTAATAGCGTAGTCCTCTGGAGTCTGGATATAAACCAAAATACAAAATGCACGGTTTCAAGTAGTAAGGAAGGCCATCATAACTAAGCGACAAAATCTTTGTTAGACTCGTTAAATGGGCACTACGTCCTAATTCTAGGCTCAGATTTTGACTCACCTTTTGCCATTCAATcattgttttagattttgttgAAAGTAGACCACCAATGGATACAATTGCTAGAGGTAACTGCTtgaattttttaacaatttctTTTGACTCAGCCTCAATTTCTTTTGGAGGCAAAAGTTGCAGTTTGTGAACATGTACTAGACAGGATTTCTTGAAAAACTCTGCAACATGCATCATTCTAGTAGTGATTATGATCCTACTACCTTTATTGTTATTAGGCATGGAAAACTCAACCTGGTCAGAAAAATCTTCTTGCCATACATCATCAAAGAATATCAAATACCTCTTATTTTGCAGGTATTGCCTCACTTCAATAATCAGTGACTTGTCATCCATTTTGTGTAACATTTGTGGAAGAGGGTCTTGAGTTTCTCGACAAAATTGCTTATGTTTATCAATAACCCTCTCACAGTGTAGGATTGAGATACTGCAATGCAAGCGCGACAATCAAACTGTGTTGTTACCTTTTGGCTGTCAAAAACTAGCTTGGCAAGGGTGGTTTTTCCTATACCTCCCATTCCTGCCACTGAAATCACTTGCGGTCAGCTGCACCCTCCAGTAACCAACCAATCAATTCCTCTCTCGGGTCTTCAAATCCTACAATTTCAGTTTCTTCAATGAAAAGGGCAGACAATCGAGGATCACGCCATCGTCCATTTTCTGTCTCTCCTGTGCTGCTTGATGATACTGGTGTATGTGAAATTTGAAAGTTATACCTCTCACTTCTTTCCTTGATTCCACGAATTGACAACTTAATGTCCTGAATCTCTGATGCAATATTATGACGGGGAGTCAAAGTTTTTATTAGGCTTGGAATCTTGCAGACTAAAGATCCGCATCCAGAAGGATCAGTCCTATGGATTAGCCGAAGATATTCATCAACGACATCTTCAATGTGAAACGATACTTCTCTCAGCTGCTTTATCCGCTGCCCTTCGGTCTGCATCTTTGAGGAAGGCTTGAATGCTCTCAAGTTCATCTTTGATGTCTGAAAAATCTCTGTGTACACCTCTCAGAAgatttgtttcttcttttagGAATTGGAACACTTCTCCCAGAGCAAAGTATACTGCAGTTTCTGCCATTTCACTCTTAGCTCATATTGCTAGCTGCTATCTTACAATTATGCTGTTGGGATCTGTGTATATCATCATCCTTGTATGGTGTTCTGCCATTATCTTGTGTTATCAGCTTATGGTAATGTGGTGAAACATTcgcaaattctaatatggaccattTCTTcgagtggtccatggtggaccagtttataaaaaatatttaaaatattatcgaTAATATAGTTGTtgtttgaaataatttaatggttattttcatttttatgattgaaataataatttaatttatatcggtttgattaaaacaacatataataaaGATGTAACTCGTACTGAATTGACGTtaataatgtcatttttttcTCCGTAAAAACTGTTAAGATAATAAGTTGTTGGGCTTTATATTATTGGCCCATTAGGTTTATAGTCCACTaggttttgctatataatctcttgtaactctattttatCAAGTTAATGCAATTCTAATATTATGTAACCCTAGTTGCCTTCTTTGTTATTATCTTAGtttgtatctttgattctaacatggtatcgagagcatGGTTCGATCCTCCTTGAATCATTTGTTGCTTCCGCTGTCTGAATTCCCAAATGTTTGGGAACAAAATCGTGTCTGAGTTGTGGATTTTGAGTTAAGTTTGGGTGGTTTATGCAACTGAAGTCAATTTGGAAGTTTAATAGCTAACTATTGTTTGATTGGTTTATGGGCTCCGTATTATTATTTGTTCAGTGGAGGATTATTCTTTTTCTTGCTTTTCGGTAAAAGCAATTTGCAAGATAGATTAATTTGGCAAAATCGTTTGACATTTGAAAGCTCGTTGGAATGTTAAGTTCAGTTTGTTTTGGGTTTGTTGTTTGTGTGGGAGTTGCTGCTTATTTCTCTAAATTGATGACTTTGCCTCTTCATGGAATTGCTGGTGGTCGCTGCTTGTTTCTCTAAATTGATGACTTTGCCTCTTCATGGAATTGCTGGAGGTTGAGTGAGTTTCAATTTCTTTAGGGTGTGGTTGCTTTGTTTTGTGTCTCTGTATTGGAATTTTATTGGTGTTTCGTTATGTCTTGGTATGTTTGGCTTTTTACTCTTATTCTGTCGGTGAATTTTTTGGTTTAGTTGGTGGTTGTTCAATTGGTTTTGTGTGACTTCgtttggtttgattttatttGGTGACTTAAGATAGTGCTTATTCTTGTTAAcccatcgtgagtttgagggtaGGTGTTAAGATAATAAGTTGTTGGGCTTTATATTATTGGCCCATTAGGTTTATAGTCCACTaggttttgctatataatctcttgtaactctattttatCAAGCTAATGCAATTCTAATATTATGTAACCCTAGTTGCCTTCTTTGTTATTATCTTAGtttgtatctttgattctaacaaAAACGAGAAGAGTCgtgattttttacttttaaaatatattatcgAGGGTTGTTAAgatttctaataattttaaatattggtCCACAGGAAACTACTTGTGAAACTGGTCCAGCATGGCATTAATTTTATCAACTTGGTGATGTATGTCTGGACCATGTGATGCAGGTGAGTGGTGGAAATAATTAAATGCAAAAAATATTGTAGAAGAATGCCCAAAGTAGTGTGAAGTTGAAGTCCATGAAACTGATACGTTTGAATTTTGCTAAGTTTTGTGTCCATTTGAATAGAAGAGTGGGGTCCAGTGCTTGGAAAGAACTCTTTGAATGAGAGAAAGGAGAAAATCTGAACCAATATATATCTCATTCTCATCTAGTAAATGATGTAAGCTTATGTTTATTTCCAGTTTTGTGTATCTCAGAATACCGTAAGTTTAGTAATTCTCTGACTTTGTGAGTTGAAGTCTATGTAAGGAAATGCAATATAAGAACTAGTGATCGATAAGTTTAGAATTTGGGATAGGCTCTGAgaccatattaaaatttaaattagacTTTATTTTGGGTAAATGATGATTTACCCCCTACAAAATAAGcgaattttcgtttacccctgtgcagattttttttctgtttaccccctgcaaaacaTAGATTTCCTCATTTTGCCCCccgggtgtacagcaggacatgtgactgtgcacatatgctgacgtggcttgtacgcgtggaaaaaaattatttatattttttttaaaattccacatcagataatatattattttttttttaaaaaaaattcctaaaataaaaaaaaacgaattatttattttgcatcaaaaataaagatttactccaagatttactcccaaataaaatttatttttaaaataaaaattttaaagatttattttcaaatcttttttaattaaaaaaaatagaatctttatttttttaaaaacaaaactttacttttttctgcataatttagTGTTGCTGATATAGTGCAAGCTAAGGTTGCTGCATAATTAAATATCACATAAGAATTGAAACTTCAAGTGAATAACTtcattacaaaataaatttgctGCAGATTTAGTGCAAAATAGCACATAAGAATTTCATAATATAGTGCATAATATCATTACATGATTCCAAAAAGAGCATATATAGTGCAAAATTCATTACATGATTTCAAAAGAGGTGCATCAGTCATTCCAAAATGGCACATAAAGTGCATCACTGATTACATAATGAAAAACAGAAGTCATTACTAATTAACATCATAACTACTTTGAAATTTTGTTCCAAGACTTCATAGCTCTAAAACAGGTTTCAAGCTTTGATTCATTTCCCAGGACCTATAGTTGGTTTTTTAACCCAATTAGCCTTCTGCCTTTCACTTTGTCTTCTTTTCTCAGGTTCAACCATTGTAGTTTTTTTCTTGACAGTTTTGGCCTTGTCCTTGACTGGCTTATCCTTTACCGCATTGTCCTTCACAGCTTTGGCCTTCTTTGGAATATCATCATGATTGATTTCAGGAACTGTTGCCATAACTTCATCAGGTATTTCATCAAAAAAACTCTGACTAGCATCAATGACAGCTTCAACTTGACTCTGACTAGCATCAATCACAACTTCATTGGTTGCATTTGGTTCAGCAATTTCAGTGTTTGCATTGTCTTGCCTGGATTCACTGTTTGTATTATCTTTGCCTCTTGGTTGTTTTCTCTACAGTAAAGATGTTTAATGAGAGTGGAAAGtgaaaaagattaaaacatGAAAGTGGAAAGTGGAAAAGTAAGTTTATTTACCTTTCTGTTCATTGCTTCTAGGTCTTGAGTCTTGCTTTTACATGTTGCTGCATTGTGCTTAAAACTATTACATGTGGTACATCTATATTTTACACCTCTTTTCCTCTTCCTAACACCATCCTCATCAAATTCTCTAATTCTCACCTTCTTTGGCCTACCTGGACCAGTTTTGTAAATAGGTGGCAAAATTTCTGGTCGCTCTTCAGCATTTTCAGGTTCAGGCCACATGTCCATACCATTTATAGTACTCACACCAAAACCATAACAAAGTGCATATACTACCACAATTTTGGCTTACAATAGCACTAATTTAATAGCACTTTTATAGAAGTGCTATTAAAGATCTCACTCAAATGGTTATAATAGCACTTTACTATAAAAGTGCTATTgtagataataaaatatatatttttcctttGTATAATAGTTATCTACAAAGTCTGAAGGGTTTTGTTTCCTATAACCTAGTGCAGCAACAACATGTCTATCCCTGCAAAAAAACCAAATACAACCCAACAAAACAACCACTTAATATAACCAATAAAACAATcacttaattaaaaattaggAAACATGAATTCATTTTTACCTTTTGCTGATCCGAGATAAAAACATATCTCTTATCTTGTCCAATATCTTCCATCAACAACTGGAGAAACCATCTCCAGCTCTCCTTAGTTTCTGTCTCAACAACCCCAAAAGCCAATGGAAAGTATTGGTCACTAGGATCCCTACCAACAGCTATCAGAAGTTGGCCACCATATTTTGTCTTTAGGTGACACCCATCAACTCCAATAAAAGGTCTACATCCATGGATGAAACCCTTTTTACTACCCTCGAAGCAAAAGTAGAAAGAACTAAACCTTGGTAATAAAGATGGAGCTGGTCTTTCAACATTAATCTTGATGGTATTACCATTGGAAACCCTTCTTAACTCATCTGCATATCTCCATAGCATAGCATACTGATTGTTAGCATCTCCATCAAGAAGTGTTGTTGCTATCTTTTTTGCTCTCATTGCTCTTCCAATTGTAATACCCACAGAGTAATTTATTCATATGTCTTGCATTATATCTACAAGCCTAACTTTTTGAGTTGTTTGCATTTTGTTCACAACAGCTTGTGCCACCCACTTTGAGTT
This portion of the Trifolium pratense cultivar HEN17-A07 linkage group LG3, ARS_RC_1.1, whole genome shotgun sequence genome encodes:
- the LOC123916488 gene encoding uncharacterized protein LOC123916488 encodes the protein MDMWPEPENAEERPEILPPIYKTGPGRPKKVRIREFDEDGVRKRKRGVKYRCTTCNSFKHNAATCKSKTQDLEAMNRKRKQPRGKDNTNSESRQDNANTEIAEPNATNEVVIDASQSQVEAVIDASQSFFDEIPDEVMATVPEINHDDIPKKAKAVKDNAVKDKPVKDKAKTVKKKTTMVEPEKRRQSERQKANWVKKPTIGPGK